AATCAGACATTGGTATTGTGTGATCCGAATGATTCACATCCAATTTTCCGCCCCTGATCTTCCTGCCACAAGATTCCCTCTGTTGCTCAGTTTCAGATTCTCAGTCCCCTACCTTACAGCCTTGGTTATATAGAGTTTCAAGTTTGAAGAATGATGTCAAAGAAATCTAATCTCTGGGTTTGATGCACTGTAGCAGAAGAAACTGATCCATTTGCATAAGAAAGGCATAGTTGAATATGTGAACATGCATTTGCAGAGGTGATGCTACAGAACGAATCAAAATTCTCCATCCTCAAGTAGTCCAATAAAGGGGTTGCAGAAATAATCAAATAGCATCCATTATCCATTCTTGTCCTTGAGCCGTTTCCCATTTCCTTCGGAAGACTACTCTCTCTCATCTGGCACAGGCAGTAGATTTTCTTCACTGCACTCTCTCCTCTCAATTTGAGGAAATCAGAAaaggacaatttttttttttggtcgtgCTTCATCTTTCTGGAGTAACCAAGTCATCAAGCAGTTGGAATGCTCTCAACAGTTTCCTTTCTCTACAGATCGATTCAATCAACCGAACCCACGAAGCAGGCTCTGGTTTAAATCCCATCTCTCCTAACCCAATCAATGCCTCTGTAGCATCTGCTACCTTTCCAGCCTCACAGAGACTGATGAGCAACTCATTTGAAGTAGCAAAATGAGGCAAAAATCCCCTTTCCAGCATAAGACTCAACAATTTGGTTGCATTTTCCATATCCTTCTCCTTGCACAAGAAATTCAATACAATCCTGTAACTTGCTTTGTTCAGATAAACACCCTGATAGGGCAAGCTCTCAAGCATCACAAGCGCTTCCTTAAACCTCCTTTCTCTGCATAGACCTCCAAGTATCACATTGAAGGTAACAGTATCAGTTCTGCAATCCTTCTCCTTCATCTCTTTCAGAAGCTTGAGAGCTTCATCAACTTTTCCAGCCCTACAGAAGCAATTAATTATAGTAGTATAGCCAACAGCATCAGGTTCCAAACCAGAGCTTTTCATCTCATTGAAAACCTCTGTAACCTCTTGTATTCTCCCTTCCTTACAGAACCCATTCATCAGAGCtgagtaattgaagagatttgGCTGACATCCATTCTTACTCATAAAATCCATTACCTTTCTAGCACGATCGGCTTTTCCTTCTCGGCAGAAACCATTGATTAGGATATTGTAGGTTAGAGAGTCGGGTAAGATTTTATCCTTGGACACCATCTCCTCAAACAATTCGATTGCTTCTTTGAGTCTCCCATTGTCACAGAGACCACCCATTAGAGTAGAGTACGAAATCAAATTTGGTTGGGAAACTTTAGACTTCCTCATCTCTTCCACGACTTCGAAAGCGGAATCAAGGTTACCCTTCTTGCAGTGATGCTTAACCAAAATATTGAAAATGCATGTGTTGGGCTTCAAGTCAAGAGTTTTCTTCGAATAAGAGAGAAGCTTCCGGGCCAAATCAAGCCTGTCTGATTCAACCAAGAGGTTGAGACAAGTGCTGATAGCTTTGAGTGAGGGCTTTTCACGAACAGTTGGCTGGATGGCGTAGAACATCTCAAGTGTCCTTTCGTGTAGAGAAGATTTGCAGAAATGGGCCATAAGATTAAGGAACAGACCCTCATGGAATTCGCAGGTTTCGAATGTCATCTGACGAAGAATTGCATTGACGGCGTTGAATTTCTTGGATTGGGCAAGCTTGTGAATGATGGTGGAGTATGTCGAGTGGTTGTGATTAAAGCCCCGCTGAGTCGCCGCCATGTTAAAGATCTCTAAAGCCCTCTGCGGGTCTTTTTCACGTTTTATCATAGAGAGGGCGGATTCGTGAGATATGAACTTTGGTTTTCTGCGCAATTCCTGCGTTGGAGATGGAGAGATGCTTTGGGTTGGAGGGTCTGGTTTTGGGGTTGTGGGCTTGAGATAGTGGAGAGGAGAGATCCATGGAAgcgaagacgaagacgaagtgGAACAGAACTGACGGTAGTGTTTGATAGGAactcccatgaaatcgatggtAACTACTAAGCCTCTAAGAGCTTGAAGGAGAGATCTCAATACCAGCTGCCGCTGAACTCGATCAAAACGGAGCCCAGATGAATAAGGAGGCAAGAGAGTTCTATGTTCTTCGATCGGGACGGAAGAGGGATTTGGGGACGGAGAGTGACACGAAAAATCCCTGAGTTCCATTCCTCGTTTGCTGAGTCCCGATACCCTCGACGAAACCAATGGCGTCCCGCCACCTTCCCTAGCGCTAGGTGTTCCCTAGCGCTACGCTCCGAGCTTGGGCGTGCAGAGGTTAGGTTAGGTCTTGTGCAAGCACAAGTGCATTGACCGATTGACTGGCGGTGTTTAGTCATTAGTGTATCCCTAAATGACGTAAACACCCTCGTGAAGCTTCGAAAATTTCCCTTAGAATAAATTGCTTTCGTGATGAGTTTCCCGTTTATCCTATAATGCGAAATCGAGAACCCATAAAATTCCATGTTTTCTTTGGCTTTATAACGATGGAGCGTGGGCCAAACATCTAACAAGGGTGGGATGGTCATTTTGACACACACACATAATGGTTGATATAATTTGATCAGTAGAAGAAAGCTTACGTAGAGAAGCTGAGTTCACAAGTTACACTTTCTTATGAATGCTCTTTTAGAAGCTGCTCTCATCTTAATTCAGATATCTGAGATTGTCCTCCAACAGTGTAGTAAGAAATGTAATGGCATAACTTACACAAAAAATCGAAGCAGGAGCTATGAGCCTGTGAGGGGAGTCATAGGAATTAGATTGATCCAGCCTTGCACTTGCATCTAACCAGAACATGGGCAACCCAACTGCCATTTTAGCCAAACTGACATCTTGAAAAcacagaaaggaaaaaaatcgaGCCTCTGGTTTAGTTTGTAAGATGAGTGTCACATACAAAAGCTTCTTAAGAGTCCAAACCCCAATTGCTCGACCTGATTGTCTCAATCTTCCATAAATATTTATGTACACCAACCAAAATatacaagaaagaaaaacagaaaagggaGACTCAGGAGAGACAAACTAGCAGCAGCTCCATTGCAGTCCACCAACCTCAGCATTAGCACTGCATAGCTGATATCCGATTACTTTCCATCACACTCTCATCAAACCCCAGGAAGATGCTTCAAACACGGCTGCTCAAcacaaacaaaatcaaagggGAAACAGAATTAGTAACTC
This Macadamia integrifolia cultivar HAES 741 chromosome 10, SCU_Mint_v3, whole genome shotgun sequence DNA region includes the following protein-coding sequences:
- the LOC122091433 gene encoding pentatricopeptide repeat-containing protein At5g18475, with product MELRDFSCHSPSPNPSSVPIEEHRTLLPPYSSGLRFDRVQRQLVLRSLLQALRGLVVTIDFMGVPIKHYRQFCSTSSSSSLPWISPLHYLKPTTPKPDPPTQSISPSPTQELRRKPKFISHESALSMIKREKDPQRALEIFNMAATQRGFNHNHSTYSTIIHKLAQSKKFNAVNAILRQMTFETCEFHEGLFLNLMAHFCKSSLHERTLEMFYAIQPTVREKPSLKAISTCLNLLVESDRLDLARKLLSYSKKTLDLKPNTCIFNILVKHHCKKGNLDSAFEVVEEMRKSKVSQPNLISYSTLMGGLCDNGRLKEAIELFEEMVSKDKILPDSLTYNILINGFCREGKADRARKVMDFMSKNGCQPNLFNYSALMNGFCKEGRIQEVTEVFNEMKSSGLEPDAVGYTTIINCFCRAGKVDEALKLLKEMKEKDCRTDTVTFNVILGGLCRERRFKEALVMLESLPYQGVYLNKASYRIVLNFLCKEKDMENATKLLSLMLERGFLPHFATSNELLISLCEAGKVADATEALIGLGEMGFKPEPASWVRLIESICRERKLLRAFQLLDDLVTPER